A region of the Gouania willdenowi chromosome 1, fGouWil2.1, whole genome shotgun sequence genome:
AACAGGGCTGAGTCACGTCTTTAATAATCCATGATCAATTACAACCCAATTATCATtacgttgaccagcattttttccaattacaattaaaattacaatcattATTTTCTCCTGAAAGAAATTACaactacaatatttgtatttcctgaagaaaatgcaagctgtgttagcattagcttatcTTAGCCCAACAtaagcattagtctagcattgaCATTAGCTTAGCGCATTAGCTATCCACTTTAAAAATGGCATCGAAGCTGAAAAGTCACTGCAGTTGAATGGCTGTAGGTCAAAAACAGTTGAAGATggaggaaaagtaaaatagttAAAAGACAAAAGGAAGCTGAATATTTTATAAgttgattggtttaaatctgccaaaaaatggctgaacagctgaagttcaaagATTAAGGGGAAAAAAGGTGAAAAGGCTGAAATTcccaatagaaatgaatggggaaaaaagttacaaatgacaaaattaaaTGCATAAATTCTGTGAACGCAGGACCTAAGAACAAAATACtatgatgaataataataataaagagaaACTTAACtgattatgttctcaattactaaagttcaattacaattactgagcctttaataaatatgcCCATAAAATgtataaccttcctcttgtgttagctttctgttagcatttcatAAGATAacatcttaaatcagctgtaaatattATCTATCCTCTAATTAATTTCTCATCTCTTAGTTTCCTTGTTAAACTTCCTAATCCaggaaaatattggtattaatgtttttggtgtgggcgtcgaaaggctttttttttttttttttatcagtataCCTatagatttaattaattatttaaacagtaaaaccatagaactgtaactttgtgtttaattacattgcaaatgacagtttttatagagttttcatgacaattacaatcacagtcaattatctgaactgcaactttttttttcaaaagttttcaattataattatgtcataattgcaattaatgaccaattatgattacaattataactgacctcaaccctgatggatggatggagatgTTAAAGTAACTACTCTGATGTGCTCAGGAGTGCGTCGTGGTGCGAGGACTTTGACCtttattgtgaaaaacaaaGAACGTGTTGATTGATTCCAGACGACTCTCTGTCGTGTTCCTCTCTGGGTGAAGGGCTAGACTATTGATCTGATCAACTATTCTACGTATATCTCTGAAATACTATTGATTCAAACATCTACAAACGCAATCAGGCCGTGTGCACGAGGACTCTGTTGTTTTTGGgctgatgtttttttattcagcaAAGAGTCGTTTATCGATAGATTTATTAGGAATGGTGGAAAACAAGAATTATGTAACTCCAGGTGTTTGTGATGCGTTCATATTTAGACACTGCACTAATATTCTGTGTACACGgtaaaaacaaccaaataaatGTTGTGGTGAttgtgttttactgatttaaaccaaaatagaaatgcagaagaaagaaaaaaaagaaacacaataaaatcagcgtttttctgtttttaaaattaaaataataaaagtggagaaatcttgttttgtttgtgtgatatttggatatttatgttAAAGTTCTTAAAGAAATAtctgttttatcatttattctatacaaacacaatacatgtaataataaaaaactgcatacaataaattataaaacacatttttctatacaaacacaatacatgtaataataaaaaaactgcatacaataaattataaaacatttttatatacaaacacaatacatgtaataataaaaaaaactgcatagaataaattataaaacatattgctttgaaattgaattttcaatGTCAGCACTGCGGAAAGAGCAAAACTCACAGCGgaataagcaaaaatgaattTTCCGTTAGTGGGCgtgctcataatcaatctcagtacgaggtaaactcagactgtgacactGGTACATGAACTTTTGGTCAAACTATCACAATGATGTGAAGCCTTTTTTCAGGGTTCAACGTTAAAGGCTTGGTTGTGGTGGTGCGTTCAGGGACGGCTCGCAAAACTGTCTAAAATGCACTTCaatgttgtaaatgttttgtgttttgtcttcTGCTTGATTTAAATGCAaagaaattgataaaaaatatatatatatatatattatacaaactATGACTAAATTGCGTACTGTATATAATTAGCACAGATTACACTTGTGGTTGATAATATATACAAATCTAAACTATGgaaattattagtttttaaaataaaaataaaaattgtatattCTTTAACGCCCTAAGAAtgtccaaatatcacacaaacaaaacaagattttaTCAATTTTGACCAAGTACATCAAAGCCACGAAAAATTAACTAAAGcagcttttttatttatttatttttttaaattgagtttTAAAAGTGAATTCCAGGACttctatttttaaatcattttaatggATTAGCTGTCTGATTAATctcctgtttttttaaacttcctcATTTTAATGCAGCGGATGCACCACAGTCAGCCTTAAACGTTAAAAAACTTTGATCAAATATGAAattctactttttaaaatatgtaatcAGCTCAAATTGTTCTctacaaggttttttttttttttttttaaatttgtgttaACATCTGAATTAATAGTGCTTGTTTATCATTTggctgtattttgttgttggctGTAATTTTGGATTAATGAATATAAAAATCCttccaaaattattttaattcaccTAAAATCAGCAGGAAAAGAAGTGGAATGTTTTTCACTTTTCTACTCTGATAattaatgacagaaaacatgcttttatttgcttTGTGTCATTGTTAGCGTAGGGCTGGGTCCATATATGGATGAAAACTCATatctccatattttttctcaaaaggcTGATATGATAtaattctcaatttttttaactcaaaagtttgaccagaaagacaattctgggtaataaacaagtaaattaatttaaaaaaaaaaaaaaaaggctataaattaaaaatgtattgtagacaattctgacattttctatatcaccaaaatagaaatattatgTCTTGAATCGCCATATACTACCCAGGCATATGTTAGCGTAGAGGTTTATTGATCACATGACATTTTATTAGGCAAGAAACATTCCTGGTTTGTGAGgattatttaccatttaccttacggcagggtttttcaaccttggggtcaggaccccatgaggggtcgcctggaaataaaatggggttgtctgaaatttggtaaaaataaaataaaaaaaaaaaacctaagcaaaaatgtattaaaactgtattttacattttgttttattattattatttttcaaatacacatcacacacacaataaatatcaaataattaaattttattctttttcaaataataataataataataaattataaaaatatgcgtccttttcactttgtgcactaatcctggctactctgtgtttgtaacactttaaactaattctagaaaaaataaatgtctttggggtcatttatgatgtcaaaatggggtcatgacccaaagcagCTCTGGCATAAGGGTAAtgatttgtctttattttatgtttacattGGGTTTGATTTCTATTATCTCGCACATGATaagatttctttgttttttttttttacatttctttgtaGTATTTCATTCACATCCTCATTCTTGTCCATTCACAGGTTGGGGAAACCAGTCTACCTGGAGTGGGAACCAGCAGCAGGCACACAGTGGCACGTTCCCATCCTACGACCAAGGCTCATATTCTGGATACAGCAGCAACGTAAACTACTgagaagccacgcccactttcaTACCCCCACCAGGTTGTTTAACACCGCCTTCTGTTTCCAGGAAGAAGTTCCTTTCTCTTTGGTTTCTTTGGGCTTTTAGCTTCTCACTTTTTACCTTAGTTACACTTTCTGCGTCAAATCTAGTTTGTTTTAAGACGTAAGATAACGATTATTTGTGTCACTGAAAGACTAAAATTATGTTGtagataaaaatataaatgtcttattttaaagtttaaagttttaaaaaaggaagagatgtttggattgttttttttttttgtttttttttgctgtttcttggattgtgattggttctgactgtgtgtgtgtgtgtgtgtgtgtgtgtgtgcgtgcgtgtgaccTCAGTCCGCAGTGCCGGCCGACGCCCGTCAGAATATGAAGATAATGAATGCAAGAGTTCAGCTCAGGACGTTTCGACTTCCCATGTAAACATAGCAGAGATTCTCCTCACGTCACCGTGAGCAGATGTTTTTCTGCTGCAGCTTCACAACGTGTGACCATGTAGCAACACTAGCGTTAGCAACGGTTAGCGTGGGCTGCACTCACCCACATGTGGAAAGCAGGGACGTGTAGCAGCAACGACCTATTAAAGAGCTCACGTGAAAtcctctgtgtgcgtgtgtgtgtgtgtgcgcgcgtgtgtgtgtgcgtgtcataaggaaatgcataaataaagtgtgtgtagaAGCAAACACTTTGAAGGAAAAGTCACATGTAAGCACCGGGATGTCAATAAAACTCTAATGAAACTAAGACTGGACGACTTCATTGGCTGAAAAGGAAAAAATCATCATCAGTGTTtgttacattttcaataataattgaattgaataaaatttcatttttcttgaaaaattatttttgtgttttgtttatttttttcttctgcaatGTAGTGTTCTCTATTCTGATGTGATAcagatattacagccttgagaattggccgatatcgatcctattagggctgggtgatatggatcCAAAACTcatgttttgttactttttcaaaatgatgataaacaatataaacctctatatttttcactcaaagtctgaccaaaaagacaattctgggttaaagaTGCTGAAGCAAAACAtcacacaagcacatttattaaacagctgcacaatatgtgacacttttggctttttctcttttaagggacagcacgtgtgagtgagttctgaaggtctgggttaggacgtatgtttaaatgttaaatgtcacgggtgaaaaaaaatataaaggtaaatatgcaaattcaccagaagtgccaacataaaagctcattgacacaaacatttatttattttagatgtaacatttagatttaatttttaagagttatatattttgattatgatttcatatttaacattcaaGTTCTAGATTTACATATAACTTTCATTTTTAAGAATTAGATtatcatttaaatatttttacgaacaaaaaaggaaatatcaAGTTTCACAAACATTAATGTAAATCTAGTCAAAAGTAACAAGAAAAAGTCAAGAGTTTTagacgtggtttgttgctaaatgttgcggTTTATTTTAGCTCGTGCCTGAAACAGAAACAGTTAAATAAGAGGTTTCAGcagtttttattgtgaaatcaatgaattaaagaaagaaaaacccaaaCCAGGAGGAAGGAGAACTTGTGATCAACACAGAGGTGGAAAAAGTGTAGTGTGGACACGAGCTATAATAACCACTGGGTCACATGGTTCTGGTCTTGGGACTGAGTCAGGGAGTGAGCAGTGATCATGCCTGAGCAGCATGTTCCAGAGGGACGGCCTCCCTCCTGGAGCCTCTCCTCCAGGAATGTAGATAAAAGACCAGGAGGAACAATGTGTGGGTGACGGAGAGGGTCCCCTCGGGTCACCACAGACATCCTCATCCtcagccattattattattaataataatattatcagCGGTGAGTGATTTATCTCTGATTTCATTATCTCTGCTGCAGATGATTCTGcttcttccttcttcttttCACAGTTTGTCCCTCGCTTCTGGATAGGAACCTAAATTAAAGTCTTGCCGCTGCTTTTAGTCGGTCATGGGACAATATcccaagcttttattttgaaagggcaTTGTTAATGCATCAGAATGGGGCAGATCTGCCTAATAATGCCTGATTGTAAAGTCACACAtgctaaaacaaacagaaactttttttgcAATCGCTAAATATGTTGCTTTACCCgtggcatttagatttaacatttagatttagatttaaccttcagatttaatatttgacatacacaaatattgctgtaaatcttgtcaaaagtgacaaaacatttttttaaaggtggtTTGTTccaaaatgttgctgtttattttagcatgtgcaactttacaattggtgAAATAAACTCTACTGCTTCCAGGTCGACATTATAAATGAGAACTGGTTCTCAACAACTtatttggttaaataaaggttaaataaatagataaagagTGCTATCAATGTCTTCTTACTTCTAACAGTAGGAAGCAACAATTTGGtgattgtgtaatttttattaaagcatagtgatttttttttgttcactgctggttaaaaaaaaaatcttacagatttattttagtttgtttaattttatagtgttaaatattaaatcttaaatgttaaatctaaatctaaatgttttctctaaattttaaatgttttctctaaattttaaatgttaaatctaaatgttgcatctaaatctaaatgttaaatatgaaatcttaAATGCTAAACGTGAAATccaattctaaatctaaatgttttctctaaattttaaatgttaaatttaaattttaaatgttaaatctaaatgttaaatatgaaatcttaAATGCTAAACGTGAAATccaattctaaatctaaatgttaaacattaattGTGAAATGCTGAATGTTtattcaaaatgttaaatgttgaccctaaatgttaaatctaaatgttaaatgttcaatctaaatgtcataGGTGAAACAacatatttagctaatatgcaaattgtATTTGAATGTGTAAAATGTTTGTTATTAAAGTATTATGTGAGTCCTTTAGCCACTGCTTGAATGATGTCGTTGATTTGCTTTAGCCTACATGCTGacgtgacctctgacccctcTCAGCCTCACACACTACTTTGATTAAATCCTTTTAGACCCAAGCTGTGATTGGTCCGGGCCTGAAGCCAATCACAGAGCCTCTTTTAATCATTGCAAACATCATATTTTgttatgttattttgttgtgtgtgtgtgtgtgtgtgtgtgcgtgcgtgtgttcgtgtgtgtgtgtgtgtgtgtgtgtgggagcatGTTATTCTTTTAAAACTGCACTAACTTCTCATTGATGTGTGTGGATGTTAAAAGCTTGAAGATGGCGGTGAGTCTTCTAGCCATCCTGATGGCCGGGGTCTCCATGGTTTCCTGCTTCCCCATGGCTTTCCAAGACCTGGAGGACCACAGCAGTAAGGAACCCTGCCCCCGCACTGGTACCATCTCTGTAAGAACCCGTCCTCATGGTTGTGTTCGTGGTCCCACGCAGCCAACAGGACCTCCATCCGGTTCCTGGCCTTAGGGGACTGGGGTGGTCTCCCCTACCCTCCTTACATCACAGCGGTGCAGAAGACCACGGCCCGGGAGATGAGCAGAGTAGCCGAGCAGATGGGAGCCGACTTCGTCCTGGCCTTGGGAGACAACTTCTACTACAAAGGTGTGAAGAGCGTGGACTCGCCTCGGTTCCAGGTGAGGGAGGTGTGAGAGGGAGGTGTGAGAGAAGCATCAAGTGAAATAATACTGGTGGATCTTCTCATCAGGACACGTTTGAGTCTGTCTATACTGCAAAGTCTCTGCAAATCCCTTGGTTTGTTCTGGCGGGAAATCATGACCATGCTGGAAATGTCAAAGCTCAGATTGATTACAGCCACAGATCTGACAGATGGTGAGTCTGCAAATGACTGGTGTCTGGTTTCCTGTTTAAACTTCAGATACATGTTTACACCtgagctagggctgggcgatgtgGACCAAAAAtcatttgtcaatattttttacttgaaatggcgatatacgatataaatctcgataattttatctCAAATAGTCTgactagaaagacaattctgggttaaattttctgacgttaaatgccacacaggcacatttattaacaaacagctgcacaatacgtgtcactttgggctttttctcctagaagggacagcatgtgtgagtgagttctgtagagtggcttgtttaggtgaatgtctgggttaggatgcactcagtgatcatcaaactgagcttttcatgcagttctgagaagtagtgaaagcagcaactcctaaaacaagtatttgatACGAAATAagctatagtatatatatatatatatatatatatatatatatatatatatatatatttaggtgatattgtaattttcttcatagccaaaatagaaaagttgATATATCTTGAGCACAAGGTTTCTAAAGTAGGGTtaaacaaggtttttttttttcatgaaatttactTTCATTTCCTCACATGTTTCGactatcaactgccagtcttctacagaggtgtctgctgatcgctttgatttgTCCTCGACTTTTGTGTAATaacaattccagcaagtttattttgtcatgtttctttttgaataactagtgcagtgcccgtaggaagtatgtgttgctatagaaaagtgggaggttaaggttcatggatggtttacatcagagctttaattcctctttaattcaaaataaaagttaattcctctttaaactgaccttgtaaacacttcattcctaatgcaaatttaattctgaattatacacacacacacacacacagagacaggggTTCCttgctagatagatagatagatagatagatagatagatagatagatagatagatagatagatagatagatagatagatagatagatagatagatagatagatagataggttaaggtttcatttattccgaCAACttcttttcaggaaatgtactttgatctcccagcatgtttccactgtcaactgccagtcttcttcagaggcatctgctaatCACTTTGATGTCTTCTTGTACTAATTCCAAATaggttcattttgtgtttttgaatcatatgtttaggtttcatttattcacacattaataaaatgtacaataattgCTGGAGAACAAtcgcacaacagaagaagaaccaacctaaagtctcaaaaattTGGCACCATTTCACTTAAACTACACAcagaggtagaactaacatctgtgaaacaaaactaacagtaatatgttagaatcaaagcagcagaaaactattgtttatttatatatattaagaattgtatttttttttaatgaatttgggaaaacttttgaccacaagGGGCGGGCAATGTCGTCCTTGCCCCCGCAAATTCTGCGAATGCTGGAGACACTGGTTTAGCTCTTTGTGAGTTAGAAGTTCTCAGTGTTATGCAATTAAAAGTTTAACATATTTGCTAACATTTACATGATTAAAGTTAACTAAACTGTCCTTTTGTGAACTGTGTTGTTACAAAGTGAGAATCCAGAACTGAAACTTTGAATCTCTTTCCCGGTCTTTGTAGGAGATTCCCGTCTTACTATTATGAGCTCAACTTCCGCATCCCTAACACGGGGAAGACCCTCACCATCATCATGCTCGACACCGTCCAACTCTGTGGAAACTCGCTGGACTACGAGGACGAGAAGCCGCGGGGCCCCCTGCTGGAGGGGGAGGCCAACCGTCAGCTGGAGTGGCTGCAGGAGCGACTGGCTCGGTCCAAGGCCGACTTCCTGTTGGTGGCGGGTCACTACCCGGTGTGGTCGGTGTCAGAACACGGGCCCACTGAGTGTCTGCTGCACAGGCTTCGACCTCTGCTCATCAAATACAAGGCCACGGCTTATCTTTGTGGCCATGATCACAATCTGCAGGTTTGTTTACTAAGAAAGTGCAGGAGTTACATAACACACAACGTCTGCTGCGTTGTACATTTGAAAGTACATAAGGCTGACGTTACGCtgttattatctgtcattagtatgaataaggagtcatgaaggctgtcattaaatgttgttcgCTATtatatgacacctttggagctatgttggcatttttgggttaagtgaagggatctagtggggttaggcaggtttagggttaggtttaggggttAGGTCATTTTAaggcttaatgacagccttcatgacaccttattcatgctaatgacatatgtcatgtcataataatgacaacgtaatgtcagccttatctataaaacgtcaagtaaagtgttatccCTTTTTCTCTTGAAGTTGGTGCGTAATAAGGACTATTGGTCATATTACACAACTATCCATTTCTCATGATCTGAATAtagattatttcttttttttagggttagggttaggctgACGAGTGAACTGCTAAACTGAAGAATAGTAGTTCTGACTGACTGTTGTTCTTAAATATTAACTCTCTCAAGGTCACCTATGAAAAGAGGACTGGAACTAAACTGAAAACTGCTTTACTTTGAAGGCCATCCTCTTCACAGCACTTTTAATGCACTAAGAAGTTATTTTAGTGGGTGTCTGGTGATGCCTTCACATCGAACACAACTTCAGCGACTGTGGCcgctagattacattcaaaatcactGTAAACGACACGACGTCAAGCAACGACCTCCCTTCCCATCGCTTTCTtgctttttgctccttttaatgcatttttgctacattactcccatttctaccacttctcaatcacatttcaatgcattttttgcagatattttaaactttcatgatATTTTCAGCACTGATAAACCCTCTCCAccactttcccacctaatgttgacccattattgtcatttttaacctcttttcactatatttcatgcttatcacattcacgatttgctatggccattatttgccagtttaaa
Encoded here:
- the acp5a gene encoding tartrate-resistant acid phosphatase type 5a; this translates as MAVSLLAILMAGVSMVSCFPMAFQDLEDHSTNRTSIRFLALGDWGGLPYPPYITAVQKTTAREMSRVAEQMGADFVLALGDNFYYKGVKSVDSPRFQDTFESVYTAKSLQIPWFVLAGNHDHAGNVKAQIDYSHRSDRWRFPSYYYELNFRIPNTGKTLTIIMLDTVQLCGNSLDYEDEKPRGPLLEGEANRQLEWLQERLARSKADFLLVAGHYPVWSVSEHGPTECLLHRLRPLLIKYKATAYLCGHDHNLQYIEESDVGYVVSGAGNFLDPDVRHWNHVPKGTVKFFTGQASTLGGFVHAEVTKNQMFLTFVQAKGTSLYRTVLTQRDLN